The window tttacatagattcaagtgtcccactgaatacatctctTGTATTTCTTTCCCATTTGGCTCTGGACCAGGAGTTAGGGCTTTGGGCTTAGGCAGCATCTCCAGGCACTCAGCACACTTTGAACACGTCTCTGCCCAACCATATTGCACAGAGGTTAAGGGCTCAGGTTCTGAAGTCACACATTCTGGGATTTGATGCTCAGTTCTATCACTTCTCAGTCTCCTCACTTGTAGAATGGAGATCAATGGGAGCCACTGACTCATGAGATTATTATGAGGATGTAATAGATGATGACTCTGAAGTACTTTGTATAATTATTGTATACAGTAGGAGCTCAGGTGAATGAATGACAGTCACCGCTGTCGCCCTTCCCCAGGccgagctccttgagggcagggatcCTGTCTTAGCTATTAGTTTATCTCTGACATCTTGCCCAGACCTACCACTTAGTGGCACCCTGTATGTATCGGGGGAACAGATACATCTATTGCatgttaattaaaataagagCTTTGCATGTAAAGATAAGCAACCAACAGCATTAGTAGGGGAACACGCTATGTTCTTTTCATCGTGTTGGGGGTTGGTTTGTTTGGTTTCATCCATGATTTCTGGTCTAGTCCTCTTCCCAGCCATTTATAAAGAACCACCCCAGGGTATGAGTGACAATCAGGGATGAGAGAGGAAATGAACCAGCTCAGTCTTCATTAGGCTTTGCTCtgttaattcatttattctttgattcattcagaaaacactggTGACACATGCCACGTTGCAGGTACTGCCCTTACCTGCTCACGCCTCAATTCTGTGTGCTGTGCTTAGAACAAGCAAATACTGTGATTACATAACCTAGTTTCAGAGGTGAGCTTTCTACAGTGTCCTTTATGACTTATGTTATATTTGGTTGGGCAGAGAAATTGTCTAATATCCTAGAGTCCCGGAGAACCTTAGTCTAATTTCTCTTAAAAGCACAGACTAGCGGAAGCCAGAAGGGACTTTAGAAACTTGTTTGTTAATGGACAGAGAGCCTGGGACTTGGGAAGTAAGTGTGACTTACTTATTTGTGCTCACAGAGCTGGTTATTGGGGCTGGAACTAGAGCTCATGTGCCCTGTTCCCATTCCTGTAGTTTCTTCACTTTGGCATCGGGCTGAGGAAGATGTAGGAATCTCCAGACTTTTGAGCTACTTAATAAGAAAGATCAAACAATAATAGCCTGatccgtggtggcgcagtggatatcaacctggactgctgaggtcgccggttcgagacACAGGGCTTCCCGCTCCTCCTTTCccattgcctttctctctctgtctccctcctctctcaaaaatcaataaataaatctttgttaaaaaaaaaaaattaaacaataatgaAGATGACAGTTACCATCTATTGATTGATCATTATGTGTTAGTCACAATTTAAGCACTTGGCATAGATTAACTCCCTTAATTCTCACAACACAGTCCTGAGTCAGGTACTATTTTTGTTTCTATCCTGCATCttaggaaaccaaggcacagataGGGTAAGTAACTTGCCCACAATCACACAGCTAGGCAGTGTCCTAACTAGGCTATGAAGACAGTCTGGTTCTAAAGCCCacactatttaatttttaaattttcattatagATATGTTGAAGCATAAACAAAAGAAGAGATGCATATAGAGAATCCCAATTTcagtaattatcttttttttcctactcTTGTTTTATCCCATCTCCACCCCTTCCGTCCTCTGTGTGGTCTGGTGTCAGAGCATTTTGATTCTGACACACTCTACTTCACTGTCCTATTGGGTGGCCGCCTGGTTTCTCTTGTTCTCCAGGTGGTCTTGGTTTTGGAAAAGGCTGAGGTCTTCTGAATGGCCACAGCATGGGCAGATAGGCTGGCCTGTACTTACCCAGAAGGTTCCATAGGCACAAGTGGGTGTAGGGCTTCAGAAAATGTTAATAGTTTGGTTCCAGGCCCTCTGAAGGGCCtgtgcaatttaaaaattaatccttGACTCACAGATCAGGTCACCCACTGTATTTTAGGATTTATTTGTGACAGATGAgaattcctttccttccctctcctttccttgtTTCTTTGGACAAAACACAGTACCTTAAACCTAACAAAGTGAACAATAATTCTTGATTAGCTTCTAATAACCCGGTCTGTAATGAGATTTTCCTGATTCTCTCAAAAAGATGTCTCTTttactgttgggtttttttgaacCAGGATCCATTTAAGTCCACACATTATATTTGATTGATAAATCTTAAACTTTTTAAACTCTGTAATAgtctcctttctcccttttaaaatgccatttacTCATTGAAGATCCTGGTATTTGTCCTGTAGAATTTTCCACTTTGTGGGTTTGACTGATTGTATCCTCCTGGCCTGTTTCTCTCTTGTGTGTTTTCTGTGAGTCGGTGATTAGAGCTAGAGACTAGATGGATTCAGgttcttttttcctgttatttttatGTGCAAGAAAGCATTCTAGGTTGCCCCGTATACCACATTAGGGTAAGGCCTGGATCATTAGCCATCGTATTTCGGGACATTAAACTGGGGTAGTTCCTAGGTCAGACCTTGTTTAGGgtagcatttatttaaaatgaatgtgTGATGGCCAATAGGATCATAATGTGTTCACTAAGCCAGAGGATGCTAAGGGATCATGTGGTCCATTGCTCCCATTTTCCAGGTGAGGACAGTGACTTGTTGAGGCAACACAGCTAAAAGTGGTGAGCAGAGACTGGAAGCTTTGTCCTTTGTGTCACAGCCCAGTGGTCTTCTATGTGCCTCAGCTTTTTTCCTATGAAAACCTGTGAGACTCTTTCACTTGCAAAAGCTAGAAACTCAACTCAAAATGTCTTaaaagaggtggggagagagaactCATTGGTACAAAGTAGAAAGTTGAGAGTCGAGTCGTTCAGGTATAACTATCCAGGGATTCAAATTGTGTCTTTAGactttgagctttttttttttttttttttaaagattttattgtagagaggagagagagagagagagagaaagagaaagaagaagggaggagcaggaagcatcaactcccatatgtgccttgaccaggcaagcccagggttttgaactggcaacctcagtgttccaggtggatgctttattcagtgcaccgccacaggtcaggcccttaccTGGATCTTGTGATCTGGTTTCTTAGTTCTGCTTTCCTCTGTGCAGGTTGATTCTTAATACCTGAGTTCTTCATGTGCTAGTCTGAGTATCTCAGCCCTAGGATGCCCTCATTCTGTAGCTAGCAATCCCCAGTAGAAAGAGAGGCTTTCTTTCCAAGTAGATTTAATAGAAGTTTTGGAATTGACTTTTTGGCTTGCTTTAGGCCACATGCCCATCACTGGGCTAATCACTGTGGCtcctgtttgggggggggggcaaggtaGATGGGGAGTGCTGACTGGTCAGGCCTGTTCCACAAACCATCCCTGGAGTACTTGGAGAAGGCCCCCAACCACAGGGATTGTGTGTAGAAGGATGGTTCTCCAAAGGGAAATTATGGTGCCGTCCTAGAAGAGGAGGGACCTGGAAGCTGAGCAGACAAAATGAAGTATAGTTGTAAATCCTCATCAGCTCTTCTTAGCAATTAACATCTGGACTTTGGTTACAGGTGCAGTCTCTGCAAGCCACATTTGGGACTTTTGAGTCCATCTTTAGGAGTTCCCAACATAAACAAGATCTCACAGAGAAAATCGTGAAGCAAGGGGAGAGTGAGATCAACAGGATCAGTGAAGTTCTGCAAAAGCTCCAGAATGAGATTCTCAAAGACCTCTCTGATGGGATCCACGTGGTGAAGGATGCCCGGGAGCGGGACTTCACCTCCCTTGAGAACACAGTAGAGGAGAGGCTGACAGAGCTCACCAAGTCCATCAACGACAACATTGCCATCTTCACGGAGGTCCAGAAGAGGAGCCAGAAGGAAATCAACGATGTGAAGGCAAAGGTTGCCTCTCTGGAAGACTCGGACGGGTACAAGCAGGAACTGAAAACCCTGAAAGAGGTGGTGAAGGAAATACAGACCTCTATGAAGTCCAAGGAAAAGGACATGGAGGCCCTGAGAAGCACCCTGCAGACCATGGAGTCCGATGTCTACACCGAGGTCAGAGAGCTGGTGAGCCTCAAACAGGAGCAGCAGAAGTTCAAAGAGGCGGCGGCCTCGGAGCACCTGACGCTGCAGGCCCTGACGGAGAAGCTTCTCCAGGCGGAGGAGTCGGCTTCGCGCCTCCCCGGAGAGATCGGGCGGCTGGAGGAGGAGTTGCACCAGCTGAAGGCCCAGGCCTTGCGGCCCGAGGGAGACGGGCCTCTCCAAGGTGCCGATGCCCTCGAAGTGCTGCAGAAGAAGAGCCAGGGCTGGGACTCCCGGCTGCAGACTGTGGAGGACGGAGTCCAGGCCGTGCAGATGGCCTCGGCGCGGCAGGCCGACAGCCTGGAGGCCCTGCTGGCCAAGAGCGAGGAGTGCGAGCAGCGCCTGGCAGCCGTGCAGGAGCGCCTGGACGGCCTGGGCTCCTCGGAGGAGGCGGACAGGGGGGGCCTGGCCAGCACCGTGCGGAGCCTGGGCGAGGCCCAGCTCTCGCTCTACAGCGACGTGGAGGAGCTGAAGAGAAGCGTGGGCGAGCTCCCCAGCACCGTGGACGCACTCCAGAAGGTTCAAGAGCAGGTCCACACGCTGCTGGGGCAGGACCCAGCCCAGGAGGCCCGCCTGGCGCCTCAGGACTTGCTGGACAGACTTTCTTCTCTAGACCACCTCAAGTCTTCGGTCAGCCAAGTGGAGTTGGACTTGAAAATGCTCAGGACTGCTGTGGACAGTTTGGTGGCATACTCAGTGAAAATAGAAACCAACGAGAACAACCTGGAATCAGCCAAGGGTCTGCTCGATGATCTGAGAAATGACCTGGATAGGTTGTTTGTGCAAGTTGAAAAAATTCACGAAAAAGTCTAAGTGAATTGTGTTTGCAAGGTGCGGATTGAAAGTCCAGTTTctcatgaccaaaaaaaaaaaaaggtgttttctCTTGTGCGCCCCACCCCCCACGTTCTTGTCCCCCCTCCAGGAGTGGGAGACACCACTTGGAACCCCACAGCATTCTGTATTTCTGTGCCCAGTTAATTTATTTACGATTATTACCACACAGCACTGGTTTCTCAAGTGTTCTGCTTCTGCTTTTGGGTGGCTTCCTGAAGGCCCAGCCTGCGGCAGCCGGGTCTGAGGAGAGTGGTGATGGCTTCCACCGGGGATTAGCAGAAGCAGATTAACTCTAACCTCAGTAAAGCCCGCCAGGCTAGCAGatttcaagtgaaaaaaaaaggggggggggaggcatttttctttccaattgtctttaaggaaaattaattttacttatttgtatacTTCCGGCTGAAGATTTCAGGAGATgtcactcaatttttttttgtcttccacTTTGAACTGGTGAAAATTCCTACATGTCAGCTCTGAACAGGGAGGGAAAAGGCCCCTCGTTTTCAGTCGAAAAGCAGCAGCTGCTTGACTGTGGCCTCCCGCGGTGTGGGTGTCTTTTTCCTTTCCCGAGTCATCTCATGATCTCAAAGGTAACTATGCAAAGAATCCAGATGGTTCTGAATGTGAAGGCACAACACCCCACAGAGTTCCTGTGGTTGACCTGTGTCACCTCTTGGTAGGGTCCCCAAATAATGCGTAGATTTATAATCCCTGAGAGGGGAGTCCTTGGATTCTTTCAGGAAATGTGCTGCGGGGGCTGTCCACAAAGGCACAGGCTGTCTCCCTGGGGAACGGAGGCCAGGTCTCTTTATTTTACCACATGTCTATGATAGGTCTGCTGTCAGAGCGGACCCCATCTGTCCGTGAGGAACTTGTGCATTTTCTGTAGTTGTTTGCTGTGTCCCTTTCCCTTCGAGCTGTACTGTTCTTTAATGGCTGTCTTGCctttcaaaaaagagaaaaggaaaaaaaaagaaaagagaaagataaaagaaaaaaaggtttgtTTAGTTTACTGTGAAATGAACTGTATGGCttatttacagtatttttaattcttaataaaCACTTGAGCTTTGTTACAACTTTTCCAGAGTGGTTGCTTTCTGAGAGTTTAATAATTATGAtctgtttttttaatgtgcattATTGAGGATTAGAAAGTAGGTAAGTTTTCAGATTTTAGACTTTTTTCTTCAATTCTAAAACCAAGAATGGCCTCACTCTTAGTTCTGGGGACAAACTTTTGACTGACCACTAGCAGGTTTGTTTATAGGTTATTGCATGATTCCCAATTCCTGTTAGCTACAGCAGAGTGGCTCAGCCCCGACTACCTATCTGACTAttctcagagtttaaaataatgcctGGGCCTGCCCCATGGGTTTGGGGTTAAGCGGTGTGAAGAGGGCTGGTGTACCAGAATGTTAAAGCCACCCTCactgattctaatgtgcagccaggttTAAGAACCACTGTCTCAGATCGTGTTGGCAACCTTCGGCCCCAGTGCAGACCTGGGCGTGTTTCCTTGACATCTCAGTCTTTGCCCTACCTACTAGCTAATACAAGaatgtttattgagtacctgtGTGCCAGCATTGTGCCAACTACTTCATAAGCCTCTGTGTAATCCTACTAATACTTCTGGGAGGTAGGCATTATCATTTTGCATTTTGCAGAGAGGCAGCAGGCTGAGAAGCATCATATAAGGTTATTAGCTAGGAAGTAGCAgggctgagatttgaacccagcccTCTTAACTGTGACAAGCATCCTTCACTTTTCAACACCACTAATGCAGGGCCACAATGACCTGTGCAGCACCTGCTGTCCTCTGTTCCAGAGCCTGAAGCAGCAGGAGCTCTTTTCTCACCCAcgcagggagcagaggggaggcaggaCCTGAGTGCATAGGTAGCTTCATGCCCTCAATTCTGGACAGCGGGCCCCTCATCTCTGAACTTCCTCTAGCAATCATTCTGGGTCCCTGAGGCATCATCTCTAAGGCCACATGAGTGAGCATGATGTTTTTCCGAAAGAAGTTTGCAAGTTAGGATGGGCCCTTAATAGTTGTCAGGAAtcatttgtattttcattttaaagtctaagagtttatatatatatgttataataaCTAGTTATTCCTCATTTCGGGAAGGGGTTGAGCAACATAAACTATGCATGGAGAAAGTTAAATTTCGTTCTTTCTCAAGTTGGTTGGTTGCATCAGGCACAATCttgctcttccctttctgcagtctATCATCTCAGACTggagtagttttttttaaaattttgtttttttgagagagtgagggacagacaggaagtgacagatgagaagcatcagcttgtagttgtggcaccttagttcattgattgcttctcatatgtgccctgatgggggtggggggagctccacctgagccagtgaccccttgctcaagccagagaccatggggtcatgtctgtgatcccgtgctcaagctggtgacctgtgctcaagtcaggtgagcccgtgctcaagccgacgacctcagggtttcaaacctgggtcctcagcatcctaggccaatgctctatccactgtgccaccgtctggtcaggcagactGGAGTAGTTTAATAGattcttatttaatatagtaGAAAATATCTACAAGGGTGAGAGAAGTAATCAGATATAAATTCAAGTggtgaaaataaaaggaatgcaTTAGGAATTCACGTATTTCTGATGGTTGGCAGTTGGAGCTTGATCTTACTCCAAATAATAATCACAATCCAGGAGAGTTCGTGTGTCTGCTCATTCAGTGAACATTTATTGAGTCCACAGCCAGATGTTTTGCTCATTATGACTTCAAGATGTACATGACAGTAGGATCCTTGTCCTGCAAGGGCCTACATTCCAGTGGGGTTGTCAGTCATGGAAACTGGTAGGTGTCCTAAGGAATTACAGGTACTGTACCCAGGTGAATTGGGCACAGAGGAGGGAGTGGCAAGTTCAGCCAGGGTTGACTGAGGGGTGGTTAGAACAGGTTTGCAAAGGCCTTGGGAATGCTTCCATGATGGGAATGTTCAGGAGGCGAGGTTGCTGTGCTTTTTGAACCAGGAATATGCACGTTATTGAAGGTGTTGATTAAATTGCTGATGATCCAGCACCATGATCAGAGGCTGCAGTGATGTTTCCCAGGTGAGCTCATCAGCACACTTGTGGGAAGACGGCTCTACCATTTCCCACATTACTTAGAATGGAGATAGGGTGAGGATGACGATGATGGTAATGCTGCTGATGATATCTCACAGGGTGGTTTGAATGAGGTTGGGGTGGTGAGGGTTTAGCTTAGCACAGCATCTGGAACATAGTAAGAGCTCCAGGACTTGTTCATGTGCAGGCATACCAGAGGTTAGAAAATTGAAATATAGTACTTACATGCTCTTGGTAAAAGAGCTGTAGCCCTGGACCACTGGAGCCTCCCTTGGGATCTCTGGACTGCCTCCCAGTCTAGCAACTTACAGGTTAACACCCTGGCAGAGCAAGGGCCTCCAGGACCTGCTCCAGGCCCACGGCCAGCATCAGATCGAATGGATGGGCACTCCTGCTTTATCAGTGGTAACATGTTTTGAAAACACCCTGTCTTCTTCAAAGCATGCCTCTGAACTACTGCTCTGTTTTTCTGGTAacgtggacacacacacacctcaccagACATCTCAGGGTTCCAGACTGAAGTCAGCATTTCTCCCCAAACGTAAGTGCTCCCACTGCCCCCTCATCACGTGAGCCCTGTCCCTCTGCCTTTCCACATCCACTTGGGTGGATGCTCTGACACAGCTACCCCATTCCACCTCTCTCGGCCTTTTCTCCGCTCCATCGTGAGATGGTGCTTGAattccagcagcagcagccccctCTCGGTACCCCCTGCCTGTTAACTGAGACTAGAAATGTGGTTCATGCAATATTCATTCAATAATATTCTAAGAGCACCACCCTTCACTGGACACTGAGGAGATGACTAAGAACAGGACAGGTACGGTTCCTGTCCTCATGACACAGTCCAGCTGGGAGGAGGCCAGCAGTAAGTATGAGCAAAGCGTACAGATCGCAGGATCTGTCTACAGGCACAGGAACAGCCCCCAACTGACCTACCTGTCTTTAGCCTGCCTCCCATTTAGAGAATTCCCCATGGATGACCAGTGTGGTCTTTCTCAAAAGAGATCTGCCCGGGTCCCTTCCCTATTAAATCCTCCAGGGTCACCCCTTTGGTGGAAACCCCAGCTCCATAGTTTGGCTGAGAAGGAACTTTCTGTTTGCTCTCTCCCTGACATCCAGCCTCATCTTTTGTGGACTCTGCTTGTAGCTgcaccaaccaactgagccattcctCGTCTACCTCTCATTCGGTCACCAGGTGCCTTTGGACATTCTTTTCCCTCTTATCCCAAGTCTTCTGCCTTCCCGTACTGGAACCACAGGCTGAATGTGGGAACTCCTGGATGCAGCTCACACCCTGGGCTTCATGCTATGACAGCGCTCCTCCCTCTCTATTATGACCATGTGCTTGTCTGCTTTCCCGCTGGATGATGCACTCCATGGATGACAGGGCTGACTCTTTCATCTCTGCATCCACAGAGATCACACTACGCCTGACCCACATCAGTGACCATAAACATAACCAAACTTATTGAGCATGTTCTACGTGCCAACCACTGTTCTGAGGGGTTTGCGAGGATTAATTCAAAGTGTTACAATAGTGAGGGTACCATTATCCCTAGATGGAGAAACTTTTTTAACtgggatggagagagagtcagagagagggacagatagggacagacaggaacagaaagagatgagaagcatcaatcatcagtttttcgttgcgacaccttagttgttcatggattgctttctcttatgtgccctgaccgtgggccttcagcagaccgagtgaccccttgcttaagccagtgaccttgggtccaagctggtgagctctgctcaaacaagatgagcccgcgctcaagctggcaacctcagggtttcgaacctgggtcctccgcattccagtccgacgctctatccactgcgccactgcctggtcaggctgaattactcttgaactgttttttttcttcacttaaaaaCACCTGGCACTTTGGAGATTTACTTTTTACTGAAGTATAGCTTTTGtgctttaaggcagtggtccccaacccccgggccgcggaccagtaccggtccgtgggccatttggtaccagtccgcagagaaagaataaataacttacattatttccgttttatttatatttaagtctgaacgatgttttattttttaaaaatgaccagattccctctgttacatccatctaagactcactcttgactcttgtctcggtcacgtgatacatttattcgtcccaccctaaaggccggtccgtgaaaatattttctgacattaaactggtccgtggccccccAAAATTgcggaccactgctttaaggcatATATGTCTTCAGTACACAGCTGAATGAATTTTTACACATGCTACACCACATACTAACCACCAGATCAACATACACTCCATTCCCAGCACTCCAGAAGCTTCTAGTGTCCCACAGTCAATAATAGCTCCCAGGGTCATCACTCTTTTGATCACTATTACCATAGACTGCTTTTGcctatttctgaattttaaataaatgaaatcctaCCACATGAGACCTGGCAGTCCTTTAGGAAAaacaacagctttattgagatataaataaTTCATGTACCATAAAATCCACCCTATTAAAATGTATAACTGttcttagtatattcacagaaggCTAACCACATTTCTATCTTGATATATCTTGCCCCAGtcacatgtaaaaatatatagCACCCATGTGTTCAATAAACAGCAGCTGCTTGAGTACATATGGACTTTTGAACTGGACAATGCATTTTGGGGTCTCCATCTTGCTGAAAGGAGAGTG is drawn from Saccopteryx leptura isolate mSacLep1 chromosome 1, mSacLep1_pri_phased_curated, whole genome shotgun sequence and contains these coding sequences:
- the CKAP4 gene encoding cytoskeleton-associated protein 4; the protein is MPSAKQRGSKGGHGAGNPSEKGAHPSGGADDVAKKPPPPQQQQPPPPPSAPHPQQHPQNQAHGKGGHRGGKSSSAAAAASSSASCSHRLGRALNFLFYLALVAAAAFSGWCVHHVLEEVQQVRRSHQDFSRQREELGQGLQGVEQKVQSLQATFGTFESIFRSSQHKQDLTEKIVKQGESEINRISEVLQKLQNEILKDLSDGIHVVKDARERDFTSLENTVEERLTELTKSINDNIAIFTEVQKRSQKEINDVKAKVASLEDSDGYKQELKTLKEVVKEIQTSMKSKEKDMEALRSTLQTMESDVYTEVRELVSLKQEQQKFKEAAASEHLTLQALTEKLLQAEESASRLPGEIGRLEEELHQLKAQALRPEGDGPLQGADALEVLQKKSQGWDSRLQTVEDGVQAVQMASARQADSLEALLAKSEECEQRLAAVQERLDGLGSSEEADRGGLASTVRSLGEAQLSLYSDVEELKRSVGELPSTVDALQKVQEQVHTLLGQDPAQEARLAPQDLLDRLSSLDHLKSSVSQVELDLKMLRTAVDSLVAYSVKIETNENNLESAKGLLDDLRNDLDRLFVQVEKIHEKV